The window tggaatatggggtccactaccaaaaatggtaaaagtgaagtgagacaaattatgtgggaacggtccgaaatggaatactggatcgaattatctgggagggagggagtaatttGTAACAATGacaaaccaaattttgtatatGGTGCTTATCCCCAAGATAAGGATTACGAGTTTCTACTACTATATACCAGTATCAGCCATAGTGTATTTTGGGGTTTTGGGGATAAAATATGCTCATCCTCATAAAATGATGTACTGCTTACTAAGGGGTCCAAGAGAAATAATACTGATGATTACCTCTGTTTCAGATCTAAACATTTAAACAATAATTCAGACTGAACAGCCAACAAAAACACATATTCAGACAATATCCCAGACCACCGGCAACGATAAGAAGTTAAGAACAAGTGCAATATAAGAACCTCACAACACTCTGATTTGGTGGGTTGTGCAAAAGCTTGCCAAATGCCTACTTATCTGCAAGAATCGGTTCGTGTTGATGAGTGAGTTACGCGTTTGTAAGCTGGAACATTTTGAGTTGTTGCTGAAGGGGATGAACTTAAGATCATCTTGGTGTTAATGGATGAATCGTCCTCTTTATCTGAGGACGTTTAGGAGCCCTGTAACTCGGAATGAGCATGGAGTTCACCCTTTTCGAAGGAAGTCTACTGCTGCTTGTTCCTATCCCTTGAAGCACATTTGGTCCCAGAGGACTGTCTGATGGGGACTGGCTTTTCTGCCTCAGTAATTCCCACATTAAGCAGTCGTCTTTAGCCTGATCTTCTCTCACTTTTACCGCCTTCGGGTCATTCAGAGGGAAAAGAAACTATGttagcagcagcagcagacAACAACCAcgacaaaatgaaaatacaacCACCACAATGTCAGCAGTTGATGCATTTTTAAGTAGAAAAAACAATGTGGTAGATTTTGCTATGTTCTGAATTCATCATACTCATTTGGACTTGGATAGATTTTCTCTTTAGCTGCAACTATTTTTCCAACTGAATTGATcagaaaaaacaaatcaaagaaaaacatttACCTCTTGTTCCAGTCCAGTCCTATCATCTGATAGCAATCTCAAGGACATCATCAGCTTCTTGCCTGTTTCTTCTGATTGCGTTAACATGCTCAATGCCTCAATCCTGCTTTGTTCTGCGTATCTAGTCTGACTTTTTGCTTCCTCCAACTCAAGTCTCCTGACCTGCATTACTTCATGCATCTCCTTAACAGTCTCCAGTGAATATGTGCATGCTCCAGTCTTCATTTCAGCCTTAAGACCACGGACATACTGACACATTGGATTGCACATTTTGTCAGCCAGTCCAGTAATCATGTCTTCTACTCCAACCTCCACTGATCCAATGGCGACTCCTACTTGATTAAATGTATATTTGAGAACCTTTTGCGTCACTTGAGCTAGGTCATTGCTGCTGCCAGACTGATGTGCCGAAGAAACAACTGAAGAAGCTTTGCGGAAGAGCTTGCTTATGAACGATTGACACTCGGCAAGGTCCTTAACGATGCTTTTTCTGCTTGAATTGACCTGATTTTCGATATTTTGAAGAATGCCAATGATATGAATTATCTGTAGCTTCTGTCTCTCCATCAGCTCATTTCCAGCTTTCATGGCTTTTTCCATATAGTCTTCTGGCTGCACttaaacaaaaacaactacaaGTGCTGAAAATGGAATACAACAATGAGAAACAGAGATAATTACTGAAGTGGTTAGTTGATACATAAACACATTCAAAACTTCAAGCTATGAGGTAAGATATGCAATAACTGGAACCCATTATGTTGCACCTCAGCAGAGCCTTATATTAATGCTTCACTAGTCACTACACAGTATTTTCCCGTGCTACATGATATTGGGGCCCAGGAGCTTACTGCAGCCTGCAGGGGTCTGAACTTTGAAACATTAAGTACATAGGTTAAAGTGGAAATATCACCCTATTGCAGCCCAACACTTCATGTTGAGATTTATCTAGTTTAAGTTCCAgaaattttcagttttcattAAGTGATAGTACTACAAAAAAACTTCTGTAACTTGGTATCAGTTGACCTGCAAAACATTATATCAGTAGAACCAAAGTAAAATACTGTATATAGTTAGTCTCAGAACAATCAACACAAATTGCTCAACAGGCAGATCTTGCAGACACTTAATTCAACCAAATAATCTTCTCAACTCTCCTCTTCTGCCTTACTCAGATAGTCGCATTCACCATTATAAAAATCCAAAGAATGTTACTTAGTATTTTATAAGGATCCATATATACAGCAATGGCTAACTTTTTCTTATGTGCAAGCTATTTCAGCTAGATTCCATGTAAATTCTATAGATAATCAGGCTCTCATTTAGCATGACAACTTCCATATATATGATCTTCTTCCAATTTTTAACACTTACACATCTAAAAAACGTTGCCTAAAATGTTCAAGCAAGGATCTAAGTCTTTTGTAGTTTTTCCATACACAACTATAGATATTCCATTTACTTGAATGGTAATCTTGCATCTAATCATGAATCCCCTCGCTATGGAAAATAATGTTTTATGTTCGTCCATGAGAAAAGCATAAACGGCTCTCAGTCCAATTTACTCAAATATCTTCAAAACTTTAACATGCACAAATACTAAATTAAGGACCACAAATTGAGTAAAACCAACAAAAAGAAGCACTTTAAATTCACACACATGGATCTGAACCTTTCTCCGTGTCTAAACCTGCACAGTCTGCATCATGATGTGTTTATCATTCGAGCAAATTATGATGACAAGATATCGTGTTCGCGCACAAAAACGAAATGTGAATCGGTAGatagatttatattttacgCTAATTACCTGCGGTTGTGAACTGTCAAAAGAGGACACGATCGTGCTAAATCTCCTCTCTTCAGCCATCTCAGTCGTCTTCAGTCCTACCAGCTTCATTAGCTGAAGAGCCAGCGACACGAACACATCATCCGCCTTCCGAAACCATAAAATGACTTTCAGAATAATGAGCAAACAAAGTGTGGAAGAGCTCACATAATTAATCGAGGGTTTAACTGGACCTCAAGCAAACCAGCTCGAATCTGAGATCGGAGCTGTTCGAATGAGACTTTGAGCTGCTCGTGGTGCCAGACGACACGCAAGAGCTTCGATTGCGCATCTTTGAGCGACGGCGACGGAGCGCCGGTGGAGCTAGTGGCTCTGCGGCGATTCATTGTGGCATTCTATTTGGCGGGGAAATGAAGGATGCGTGATCTCGATAAAGGAGCttatgttttcatttatttaacgGTAAAATTGGGAAATACTCACATTTATagaatttgaacataaaatttattcccattatttatcaaatttacaTCTAAATGCAActatttacataaaaaataaaacacaattctaaatatacaaaaaaaattaaaaagatgacactttccactaactcacttcaatTTTTACACATTCcaactatttcttaaaactcgtaccacAACTAAATCAACTAAATCTTACTCTTAAAACGAATGGAGTATCACAATTGTAATACTCCTAAACTCGATCACAAATCATTTATGTGATGATTTATTATCACTTCACATTAGTTTTACGATTATAGTAGATTAAGTACTCCTATATTTATTGGCGAATAGAGGAATATGATACTGaatagatatttataaaactttAGGGGCTATAACGAAATTAGCGATAATCCAGTGAGAGACTATATTTGAGGGCTTTTGGTTTGAAATTGAATCCAAAGACTTCTACTTTGAGTATCACAAATACAATGGACGCCGCGCAAGAAGCTCAGAGGCGAGAGGCTTTCCGCCACCTCGTTCTCAACGCGCTCGAACGGCGGCTGTTCTTCATCCCTTCCTTCAAGATCTACCGCGGCGTAGCAGGTCTTTACGATTACGGCCCCCCTGGTTGCGCCGTCAAGGCCAATGTCCTCGCTTTCTGGCGTCAGGTCGGCGGATTTCACTTCACTTCTCTTATTGCTAGGGTTATTATTGGATTTTGGAAAATGCATTATCTTTTCTTCCTGATTTTTAGTCTAATTTCTAGGTACTTGCTTCAATTGTttgtaacattttttaattttattgttggaTGGTATGCTGGATTGCTGGTGCTTCTGGTTTTGGTCCCGTGGGATTATGGTTATGGCAATTGATTTTGGTTATGGGTTAATATGATGGTTTATGCTCGACGACGCTTAGATTTTGCTGCTACTGAGTTTAGTACTCCCATAAAATTCTTTGGTACTTCTTCACTATCAGTTGTAGGTAGAGTGTACACTGTACAGTCATATTACTCCTTGATAACTTAATGTTGCATTGCGATTTGAGAAGCACACGCTTCTCAAGATGTTACAGTTCAGTTTGTGTGTATATGTTCCAAATTATTCGGGTGTGCCTGCTGTATTGAATTGCTATCGCTAGAAATTTATTCTATACTGTACAGATTTTTTATCGAGttgctattttttaattttttattacctGTACTATATACTGTATATTGCTGTGTACTTTCACTTTCCAGTCAATTTGTTATTACACCAAGTTTCCTTGTCCAGCCCTTGATTTTGCTTATCAATGTTTCAGCACTTTGTTCTAGAAGAGAACATGCTGGAAGTTGATTGCCCGTGTGTTACCCCGGAGGCTGTGCTGAAGGCGTCTGGCCATGTTGACAAGTTCACTGACCTTATGGTCAAGGATGAAAAGACTGGAGCTTGTTACCGAGCAGATCATTTGCTTAAGGATTATTGCAAAGAGAAGCTTGAGAGAGATCCTAGGCTGACCGAAGAGAAGGTAGCTGAACTGAGGCATGTACTTGCCATGCTGGATGATCTCTCTTCTGAAGAACTTGGTGCAAAGATTAAAGAATATGGCATCACTGCTCCAGATACAAAAAACCATCTCTCTGACCCCTATCCTTTTAACCTAATGTTTCAGACATCAATTGGGCCATCTGGGGCAAGCACTGGGTGAGAATACagtatatttacttttttaattacaaaagaCCTCTAGGCAGTGGAAACAAGATCTCCTGGCTGTTTCCCTTATACTTTGGTGTTTTAATGCTCACAGTTGATGCAGATACATGCGTCCTGAAACAGCTCAAGGTATTTTTGTGAACTTTAAGGACTTGTATTACTACAATGGCAACAAGCTTCCTTTTGCAGCTGCACAAATTGGTCAAGCTTTTCGGAATGAGGTTtgtacattttaaaaaataattatttgcttTACGTGCTGTGTAGTTTCACATAATGATAAACATGATTGTAAGTTGCTTGTATATATTGATAGTTGGAGAGTAGTGCATCCACTGGAAACACGTCTCAGAGATGGCTGTTAATATAATGTCACATTTTAATCTGACACTTTATACTTAAGTTATTGTTGTGTAGTTGTCTAGTAGTACATATTTGTCTAGCTGGGTGGGTCTGTGTGGCAGCATGTGTGTACAAGTTTTTGAAGTGTTCTAACAATGGATCTCTTTATACAATTGTACTCGAACTGGAGTTTAGATATTTTAAGAAGTTCCCAGCAGGAAGGGCAGAACCGATGATAATAAGCTTTTGAGTATAGTTTGTATGGggaatttttaattctattcgagcatacaaattttaaatgccTATTTGCGCTTTACATGTTACACCATATTCTCTTCATGTCCGCAAGCTTCTTGTGGTTCATAGTCTGCACATGATATCTGTTGTATCTGTGTCATAGCATGGGATTAATGCTTGACATTACTTCTTTGGTCTGCAGATTTCTCCACGTCAAGGTCTCTTAAGGGTTCGTGAATTTACGCTGGCTGAGATTGAGCACTTTGTGGATCCTGATGATAAGTCCCACCCTAAATTTTCTGAAGTttcaaatttggaatttttgatGTTCCCAAGAGAAGACCAGGTATCTGGACGGCAAGCAAGGAGAATCGTAATTGGTGAAGCAGTTTCTCAGGTCCATGCctcccattttattttttaatctctacCATATTGGataattttcccttttctgaTATGAACTTCTCATCCTCTATGCTCAGGGTATTGTCAATAATCAAACACTCGGATATTTTATAGGGAGAGTATACTTGTTTCTCACCTTACTTGGAATTGATAATAAACGCCTGCGTTTCCGCCAACATCTGGCAAATGAGATGGCACATTATGCTGCTGATTGTTGGGATGCTGAAATTGAATGCTCTTATGGATGGATCGAGTGTGTTGGTATTGCTGATAGATCAGCATATGATTTACATGCTCACACTGTATGAGTTCGTCAATTTGGTTGTCTACAttggatattttaaatttaaatctttGACGTGTTATATTTAAGTGCTCCACCTTTGTTTTTGCAGGATAAAAGCGGTGTAGAACTAGTGGCACATGAGAAGTATGCTGAACCTAGAGAAGTGGAGGTCTCTACTCTGTCTTCTCTTATGCTCCTTGCCTAGTTTATTACATCACTCTGAGCATACCCTAAATGACTGAAATCAGGATTCTAGTATATTGATGGCataatatttatgtaaatgCTCTTTCAAGATGTTAAGTAGTCTGAGTAGAGATTCATTAGTACacttcttttcaaatttttatcacTTGGGTGTTACCCTCCTGGCATAGCAGGATTGCGACCTTGCTGATCTATTTCCTTGACTCTGTCGATTATgtctttttagtgttttttcaTTATGCTCTCTAATTTCTTTTGGTTTATCTTCAGAAACTTGTCATAACTCCAGTTAAGAAGGACCTAGGTCTTGCTTTCAAGGGAAACCAAAAGATGGTGGTTGAAGCATTACTGGTAAATACTGGTTCATCCTTTTAGTTATCATGTTTTACATTCCCCTATGAAGTTACTGGTAGAAGTCCATTGTTTATGAGGTTTTAACTGTTTCGTAAAAAATCGCTCATTTGCTACTTCTGATTAGGCTATGGAAGAAAAGGAAGCTATGGAGTTAAAAGCAActttggaagaaaaattagAGGCTGAGTTTCGTGTTTGTACTCTCGACAAAGTTGTGACTATAAAGAAAAACATGGTGTCTATCTccaaagaaattaaaaaagaacaCCAGAGAACTTTTACACCGTCTGTGATTGAACCATCTTTTGGCATTGGGAGAATCATATACTGTCTCTATGAACATTCTTTTTATACGAGGTCTAGTAAAGATGGGGATGAACAGCTGAATGTCTTCCGCTTCCCTCCATTGGTAGCTCCAATCAAATGTACAGTTTTTCCCCTTGTCCAAAACCAACAATATGAGGAAGTTGCCAGAAGCATTGCCAGGTCATTGACTGCCGTTGGGATTTCTTACAAGATTGATATTACAGGTAAGCACCATGGTATATGACATTTACCAATTGCCGTAAATCTGTTTATATGTTTATCtgtaaaatagtaaaagtatgGATACACTAATCCCTGTGTATGACGTTTTTTGTCTTATATTATATCCCTTTTCTTCCATCTGTTCAGGCAAATACCTTTGTAAACATATAGGTGTAGAATGAATTAGCTCCCACCATTTAGCTCACTTTGTGATATAATCTCATGATGTAATCAGGCTTTTGGCCTCTATTTGCCTTTCTCCTGGAAGTTCAACTTGCTTTGTTATGTGAGCTATATTTAAATGAGAACAAGTTGGCCTAACTTGGCTTTTACCATTGATATATTGGTTGTATCAGTTTGAACCAAATCTTGTTCAAGCATGCTCAATGATCTGAAAAATATACACTTCACTTGTCCCATTgcagttgagtcgtattcctttttagttgtC is drawn from Salvia hispanica cultivar TCC Black 2014 chromosome 6, UniMelb_Shisp_WGS_1.0, whole genome shotgun sequence and contains these coding sequences:
- the LOC125196199 gene encoding glycine--tRNA ligase, mitochondrial 1-like, translated to MDAAQEAQRREAFRHLVLNALERRLFFIPSFKIYRGVAGLYDYGPPGCAVKANVLAFWRQHFVLEENMLEVDCPCVTPEAVLKASGHVDKFTDLMVKDEKTGACYRADHLLKDYCKEKLERDPRLTEEKVAELRHVLAMLDDLSSEELGAKIKEYGITAPDTKNHLSDPYPFNLMFQTSIGPSGASTGYMRPETAQGIFVNFKDLYYYNGNKLPFAAAQIGQAFRNEISPRQGLLRVREFTLAEIEHFVDPDDKSHPKFSEVSNLEFLMFPREDQVSGRQARRIVIGEAVSQGIVNNQTLGYFIGRVYLFLTLLGIDNKRLRFRQHLANEMAHYAADCWDAEIECSYGWIECVGIADRSAYDLHAHTDKSGVELVAHEKYAEPREVEKLVITPVKKDLGLAFKGNQKMVVEALLAMEEKEAMELKATLEEKLEAEFRVCTLDKVVTIKKNMVSISKEIKKEHQRTFTPSVIEPSFGIGRIIYCLYEHSFYTRSSKDGDEQLNVFRFPPLVAPIKCTVFPLVQNQQYEEVARSIARSLTAVGISYKIDITGTSIGKRYARTDELGVPFAITVDSTTSVTVRERDSKQQIRVDVDKVASLMKEVTDGVSTWPDVLWKYPSHLS
- the LOC125196843 gene encoding uncharacterized protein LOC125196843 is translated as MNRRRATSSTGAPSPSLKDAQSKLLRVVWHHEQLKVSFEQLRSQIRAGLLEADDVFVSLALQLMKLVGLKTTEMAEERRFSTIVSSFDSSQPQPEDYMEKAMKAGNELMERQKLQIIHIIGILQNIENQVNSSRKSIVKDLAECQSFISKLFRKASSVVSSAHQSGSSNDLAQVTQKVLKYTFNQVGVAIGSVEVGVEDMITGLADKMCNPMCQYVRGLKAEMKTGACTYSLETVKEMHEVMQVRRLELEEAKSQTRYAEQSRIEALSMLTQSEETGKKLMMSLRLLSDDRTGLEQEAVKVREDQAKDDCLMWELLRQKSQSPSDSPLGPNVLQGIGTSSSRLPSKRVNSMLIPSYRAPKRPQIKRTIHPLTPR